The DNA region CCGTCCTGGTCGGAGATATCGGCGCCGGCAAGACGACGCTCGCGCGAAAGATGCTCGATAGCCTTCCGGAGAGTGATTATGAAGCTGCGTTATTGGTGATCATTCACTCTTCGATTAGTGCTCAGTGGCTGCTTCGGCGGATCGCCCAGCAATTGGGAGTTCAAAAGCCGGCGGAGACCAAGCTTCAGATTTTGAGTCAGCTCTATCGGCGGCTGCTTCAAATCGCGGATAGCGGCAAAAAAGCGGTCGTATTGATCGACGAGGCGCAGATGTTACAGACGCGGGAGATCATGGAAGAGTTCCGCGGCCTACTCAATCTGGAAATCCCCGATAAAAAGCTGATTACGTTTATTTTCTTCGGTCTTCCCGAAATCGAAGACACCCTGAAACTCGATCCTCCTCTCCAACAACGAGTGGCGTTCAAATACCGACTGGATGCCTTTGATTCCGAATCGACGCGTCGCTACATCGAACACCGCTTGAATCTTTCGGGTGCGACGAGAGCGATTTTCGATGCAAGCGCCATTGATGCCATCCATCAATATTCAAGGGGAATTCCGCGGTTGATTAACACGCTGGCCGACAATGCGTTGTTTGAAGGATTTATCTTGAAGAGTGAAACGATTCGGACGGAGATCATCGAAAACATCGCCGTGGATCTTGGGCTTTCCGTTGCGCAAAAACGTGAGCTCCGGGTTGTCGGCAGCGATCAACCGGTCACCGTCGTGGACGAGGTATCGTTCGGAAATCCATTGGCGGAACCGCCGCTCATCCCTGAAGTGGAACTGGCGGAAGAGAAACCCGCGGAGCAACCCTTTGAGCGGTCCGAAACGCCGGAAAACGAGGATATTGATTCCATTCTCGCCGGCCTCGAAGAGAAGCTTTAGTGTCCCGAGTCCGACATATCTTGATAGACGGCCGCCGCTGCATCCCGGCTGGCTGCGTTGCTCCTCCTCAGCGTGCGGCCCTGCAAGTACGCCATCGTCGTCGCGCCTTGCCATCCGGGTGCATCGGTGTCCTTTGTTATCAAGCTATCTCGGACTCGGGACACTAGACGCCGAGATCCTGCTCATCGCTATCAAA from Bdellovibrionota bacterium includes:
- a CDS encoding AAA family ATPase — encoded protein: MSYLQYYGLEQEPFSNAPVSRFYFHSKQHDQALLRLRRVTDQMKGLAVLVGDIGAGKTTLARKMLDSLPESDYEAALLVIIHSSISAQWLLRRIAQQLGVQKPAETKLQILSQLYRRLLQIADSGKKAVVLIDEAQMLQTREIMEEFRGLLNLEIPDKKLITFIFFGLPEIEDTLKLDPPLQQRVAFKYRLDAFDSESTRRYIEHRLNLSGATRAIFDASAIDAIHQYSRGIPRLINTLADNALFEGFILKSETIRTEIIENIAVDLGLSVAQKRELRVVGSDQPVTVVDEVSFGNPLAEPPLIPEVELAEEKPAEQPFERSETPENEDIDSILAGLEEKL